Proteins from a genomic interval of Mesobacillus sp. S13:
- a CDS encoding DUF4179 domain-containing protein, whose translation MGSNKNDRIESLEQLEIPESIYQFIEEIPHKSITSEADEQVEEDWKRFQRHTRKQKTVIIKKRMAILSLSAAAVLGLFISTAFVSPAVAQVASHIPYLNLIFENKIQVKTLENEIYQAIMDKNFKNIALHVNRKEKYIEAMVFNTEEYYKEMKTPIKDMISEILNDRNEGDYEIRVANDPETAVQWSKIDVETDKKIAEVEKTVYEVLGKYHYDSPRHTSGISVDRVNLELPVNEPNIKKIPLEIKELLKQRDLGDLEVKVYTYDPGLEERGGKFIKIFDSIAIGLKAKPEYKIDSVGFSNNKKEHFYISIQLVLESTDPDIEEVVESIEKTVQDFLESDDALTSIQDEKYQVVISSSDKKKMKVISN comes from the coding sequence ATGGGATCTAATAAAAATGATCGGATCGAATCACTTGAGCAACTGGAGATACCTGAAAGCATTTATCAATTCATCGAGGAGATACCCCATAAATCAATCACCTCTGAAGCAGACGAACAAGTCGAAGAGGATTGGAAGAGGTTCCAGAGACATACAAGAAAGCAAAAAACGGTCATCATTAAGAAGCGAATGGCCATCCTGTCGCTTTCAGCTGCTGCGGTACTAGGCCTTTTCATCAGTACAGCCTTTGTTTCCCCAGCTGTTGCCCAAGTGGCCTCCCATATTCCTTACCTTAACCTTATTTTTGAAAATAAAATACAGGTGAAAACGCTTGAAAATGAAATATATCAAGCGATCATGGATAAGAACTTTAAAAACATTGCCTTGCATGTTAATAGAAAAGAAAAATATATCGAGGCCATGGTGTTTAATACGGAGGAATATTATAAAGAAATGAAAACACCCATTAAGGATATGATCAGTGAAATCCTGAACGACAGGAATGAAGGTGATTACGAAATCAGGGTGGCTAACGATCCGGAAACTGCTGTACAGTGGAGCAAGATTGATGTAGAAACCGACAAAAAAATTGCTGAAGTAGAGAAAACGGTATATGAAGTGCTGGGCAAGTATCATTATGATTCTCCAAGGCACACAAGCGGGATCAGTGTAGATCGAGTCAATCTCGAGCTTCCGGTAAACGAACCTAATATCAAGAAGATTCCACTTGAAATAAAAGAATTGCTGAAACAAAGGGACCTTGGCGATCTGGAAGTGAAAGTGTACACATATGACCCTGGTTTAGAAGAACGTGGCGGCAAGTTCATTAAAATATTTGATTCAATTGCTATTGGGTTAAAAGCAAAGCCTGAATACAAGATCGATTCTGTAGGCTTTTCTAATAATAAGAAAGAGCATTTTTACATTTCGATTCAGTTGGTGCTGGAGTCAACGGATCCTGATATTGAGGAAGTAGTAGAATCAATCGAAAAAACAGTCCAGGACTTTCTTGAGTCTGACGATGCATTAACCTCCATCCAGGATGAAAAATACCAGGTTGTCATTTCAAGCAGTGATAAGAAGAAGATGAAGGTCATCAGCAACTAA
- a CDS encoding IS1182 family transposase: MLSKNNPIQRDQLEMVALDQLVPMEHLVRKMEAAIDFSFIYDLVKDVYSEVGRPSIDPVILIKLSFIQYTFGIRSMRQTIAEVETNMAYRWFLGYGFHDKVPHFSTFGKNYERRFKDTDLFEQIFYRILKTAADKKLISAEHVFIDSTHVKASANKHKFEKKVVRKETRAYQEKLQEEINQDREEHGKKPFPPDKFDKEESKEIKESTTDPESGYYVKDERTKQFAYSFHAASDRNGFVLGTIVTPGNTHDSLILEPLVEQVIEKVGKPKAVAADAAYKTPAITKFLFENEITPALPYTRPRTKDGFFRKYDYVYDEFYDCYLCPAGEILRYSTTTKEGYREYKSPKHICATCPFLAQCTESKDHQKVVTRHIWHEYLEEADHLRHQSEVKQIYAKRKETIERVFADAKEKHGMRWTTLRGLKKLSMQAMLTFAALNLKKMANWTWRSPVLA, from the coding sequence ATGCTTTCAAAGAACAATCCAATCCAACGAGATCAATTAGAAATGGTTGCTTTAGACCAACTGGTTCCTATGGAACATTTAGTCCGTAAAATGGAAGCAGCCATAGATTTTTCTTTCATTTATGACTTGGTGAAAGATGTGTATTCGGAAGTAGGCCGCCCAAGCATTGACCCTGTTATTCTGATTAAACTCTCATTCATTCAATATACATTCGGCATCCGTTCCATGCGCCAGACCATTGCCGAAGTAGAAACGAACATGGCTTACCGCTGGTTTTTGGGTTATGGATTCCATGATAAAGTGCCCCACTTCTCCACCTTCGGGAAGAATTACGAACGCCGTTTTAAAGACACTGATTTGTTTGAACAGATTTTCTATCGAATTCTTAAGACCGCAGCTGATAAGAAACTTATTAGTGCAGAACACGTCTTCATTGATTCAACCCACGTTAAAGCAAGTGCGAATAAGCATAAATTCGAGAAGAAAGTAGTGCGGAAGGAAACACGGGCGTATCAAGAGAAACTCCAGGAAGAAATCAATCAAGATCGGGAAGAACATGGGAAGAAGCCTTTTCCTCCTGATAAATTCGACAAGGAAGAATCGAAGGAAATAAAGGAAAGCACGACCGATCCGGAGAGTGGATACTACGTCAAGGATGAACGGACAAAGCAGTTTGCCTACTCCTTTCATGCGGCATCAGACCGAAATGGATTTGTCCTAGGAACAATTGTGACACCTGGTAACACCCATGACAGCCTGATCCTTGAACCACTGGTAGAACAAGTAATAGAGAAAGTTGGAAAGCCCAAAGCCGTTGCGGCCGACGCAGCCTATAAAACTCCAGCCATTACGAAGTTTCTGTTTGAAAATGAAATAACTCCGGCTTTGCCTTATACCCGACCACGAACGAAGGACGGATTCTTCCGTAAATATGACTATGTATATGACGAATTTTATGACTGTTACTTGTGTCCTGCCGGTGAGATCCTAAGGTATTCCACCACTACAAAAGAGGGATATCGTGAGTACAAATCTCCCAAACATATCTGCGCCACCTGCCCATTTTTAGCGCAATGTACAGAAAGCAAAGACCACCAAAAGGTGGTAACGCGCCACATCTGGCATGAGTATTTGGAAGAGGCAGACCATTTAAGGCACCAATCAGAAGTAAAACAAATCTATGCGAAGCGCAAAGAAACCATTGAGCGCGTATTCGCAGATGCAAAAGAAAAGCATGGCATGCGTTGGACAACCCTAAGGGGACTTAAAAAATTGTCGATGCAGGCGATGCTTACTTTCGCTGCATTGAACTTGAAGAAGATGGCCAACTGGACATGGAGAAGTCCAGTACTGGCCTAA
- a CDS encoding alpha/beta hydrolase — protein MIESFAVSLFGEERNIRVYVPSKDKGNMYPVLYMHDGQNVFGNEEAIGGVALELHDYLEKNDVELIVVAIDQNSPERINEYCPWKNGEYTAKLLGKPSSEGGKGKEYVEFIVNELKPLIDSKYRTDPAETYMAGISLGALVTVYAACTYPRIFKRIAGLSSGFYRNQEKMEQLLKTADISQMEKVYLDCGTKEGGEKLAGPFLETNLAIFGLIRQKGIEAELKVIEGAEHNYQAFKKRFPEIITYLLA, from the coding sequence ATGATTGAAAGTTTCGCAGTGTCATTGTTTGGAGAGGAAAGAAACATCAGAGTTTATGTGCCTTCTAAGGATAAAGGCAATATGTATCCTGTTCTGTATATGCATGATGGCCAGAATGTGTTTGGCAATGAAGAGGCGATTGGCGGTGTTGCGTTGGAGCTGCACGACTATCTGGAAAAGAACGATGTAGAGCTCATAGTCGTGGCGATTGACCAGAATTCTCCGGAGCGGATCAATGAATATTGTCCCTGGAAGAATGGTGAATACACAGCGAAGCTTCTTGGCAAACCGAGTTCTGAAGGCGGGAAGGGTAAGGAGTACGTCGAGTTTATTGTGAATGAGTTGAAGCCTCTAATAGACTCGAAGTATCGTACAGACCCGGCAGAAACCTATATGGCCGGCATTTCTTTGGGAGCATTAGTCACTGTATATGCTGCGTGCACTTACCCTCGGATTTTTAAAAGAATCGCAGGACTTTCCTCAGGTTTTTACCGTAACCAGGAGAAAATGGAGCAGTTGTTGAAAACGGCAGATATATCTCAGATGGAAAAAGTATATCTGGATTGCGGAACAAAAGAAGGGGGAGAGAAACTCGCCGGTCCATTCCTGGAGACCAACCTAGCGATATTCGGGCTGATCCGGCAGAAAGGAATAGAGGCGGAACTGAAAGTGATTGAAGGAGCGGAACATAATTATCAAGCCTTCAAGAAACGGTTCCCGGAAATTATAACTTATTTATTAGCTTAG
- a CDS encoding MEDS domain-containing protein, whose amino-acid sequence MQLKEVNELAGLTKGHGLYFFKDQELYVSRLVDFVLSGLDRDEYSIIIENDRFIPLITKRLKESLDERKFDKVKFVNNYDFYYAKGDFNVNSIFDYLPNLIDGYSEMDVVIRTWAHVEWRDDHEISQKLILSEQAADVIVSDTELLSVCAYDSERVSMEIETGLLNCHNFLIKDKA is encoded by the coding sequence ATGCAGTTAAAGGAAGTCAATGAACTTGCCGGCCTTACCAAGGGACATGGGTTATATTTTTTTAAGGATCAGGAGCTGTATGTCAGCAGATTGGTTGATTTTGTCCTTTCCGGTCTGGATCGTGATGAATATTCCATCATTATTGAAAATGACAGATTCATCCCCTTGATTACTAAAAGACTTAAAGAATCATTGGATGAAAGAAAATTCGATAAAGTTAAGTTCGTCAATAACTATGACTTTTATTATGCCAAGGGCGATTTCAATGTAAATTCTATTTTTGATTACCTCCCCAACTTAATCGATGGTTATTCAGAAATGGATGTAGTGATACGCACCTGGGCGCATGTAGAATGGCGGGATGATCACGAAATCAGCCAAAAATTGATTCTATCTGAACAAGCGGCCGATGTCATTGTCAGCGATACTGAACTTCTTTCTGTTTGTGCCTATGATTCAGAGCGGGTCAGCATGGAAATAGAAACAGGCCTTCTGAATTGCCACAACTTTCTTATCAAGGATAAAGCATGA
- a CDS encoding MBL fold metallo-hydrolase: MNIQQIRNATLVVQYAGKKFLIDPFLAEKGSYPPFPNSLRQDQNNPLVILPSSIDDIINDVDAVIVTHLHLDHYDDAAKEVLPKDIKIFVQNEEDANSVKNDGFKNVEVLQEDTVFKDVQLIKTKGEHGRGEILKLAGLVCGVVFKHDTEKTLYVAGDTVWYEGVQEAIDSHTPEVIVVNAGDNQFLQGGSLVMGKDDVLEVHKAAPSAKIIASHMEAVNHWTISREELKSFLNEHGISTSVLVPNDGESFTF; this comes from the coding sequence ATGAATATACAACAAATTCGAAATGCAACATTAGTTGTACAATATGCCGGCAAGAAGTTTTTAATCGATCCATTTTTGGCTGAAAAAGGATCATACCCTCCCTTCCCAAATTCATTAAGGCAGGACCAAAACAATCCTTTAGTCATCTTGCCGTCCTCTATTGATGACATTATTAATGATGTGGATGCGGTCATTGTAACTCATTTACACTTGGACCACTATGATGATGCTGCCAAAGAGGTACTTCCGAAGGATATAAAAATCTTTGTACAAAATGAGGAAGATGCCAATTCTGTCAAAAATGACGGATTTAAAAATGTTGAAGTTTTACAGGAAGATACAGTATTCAAAGACGTTCAGTTAATTAAGACCAAAGGCGAGCACGGCAGAGGGGAAATATTAAAACTAGCCGGTCTGGTGTGTGGTGTCGTCTTTAAGCATGATACCGAAAAAACCTTATATGTTGCAGGAGACACAGTCTGGTATGAAGGTGTACAGGAAGCCATCGATTCCCACACACCTGAAGTTATTGTCGTTAATGCGGGGGACAATCAATTCCTTCAAGGCGGTTCACTTGTCATGGGGAAAGACGATGTTCTTGAAGTCCATAAAGCCGCTCCTTCTGCAAAAATAATCGCCAGCCATATGGAAGCAGTCAACCATTGGACTATATCAAGAGAAGAACTAAAAAGCTTTCTGAATGAACATGGAATCTCCACCAGTGTCTTGGTACCGAATGACGGAGAGTCATTTACTTTTTAA
- a CDS encoding Lrp/AsnC family transcriptional regulator — MLDTTDLKIIEELTLNSRITMKELGEKVHLTGQAASSRVAKLEDLGIIEGYTIKVNQMKMGYSVHAIIHVFTKTTNHQPYLSFLKKHGTSVLNNYKVSGESCYLLECKFPSNEILDEFLTGLSNHVSYKLSIVINKQ, encoded by the coding sequence ATGTTGGATACCACCGATTTGAAAATTATAGAGGAACTGACCCTTAACAGCCGGATTACGATGAAGGAACTGGGTGAAAAAGTACATTTGACAGGCCAGGCTGCTTCATCTAGAGTCGCCAAGTTAGAGGATCTGGGAATCATTGAAGGGTATACGATAAAAGTGAACCAAATGAAAATGGGCTATTCCGTTCACGCCATTATACATGTTTTTACGAAAACCACGAATCATCAACCTTATCTTTCATTTTTAAAAAAACATGGAACATCCGTGTTGAACAACTATAAAGTCAGTGGAGAAAGCTGTTACCTGCTAGAATGCAAATTTCCATCAAATGAAATATTAGATGAATTCCTGACAGGCTTGAGCAATCATGTGAGCTATAAATTATCGATTGTTATTAACAAGCAGTAG
- a CDS encoding cysteine desulfurase-like protein, with protein sequence MFPIEQVRDRFPALNREDNGKKVIYFDGPGGTQMVDQAMEYMYRYIRNGMANLHGTFNTSADTDALLDKARETVADLLGCQAKEVAFGANMTTHAFAIARSLAGFIKEGDEIVVTELDHRANVDPWVTLARDCGATIKFIKLNPESFTLKLEDLHEIITDKTKLVAAGMSSNVTGTVTDLQPIIERAKEVGALAVVDAVHGVPHLSIDVQELGCDILLCSAYKFFGPHVGIAVVRESLFEKLPVYKLKPAPAEIPYKLETGTQNHEGIAGLMGAIQFIEELGYGETRRERLVTGMHAIDDHETELAAEVESFLRSLPEVTLYRAASGRRTPTFAFTIEGRRSRDVTAWLSENYNMCVADGDFYASTMAEVLNVYSTGGWVRIGLAPYNTIEEIQQLKEALTAYIQQHQQNVV encoded by the coding sequence ATGTTTCCAATTGAACAGGTGAGGGATAGATTCCCGGCGTTAAATCGCGAAGACAATGGAAAAAAAGTGATTTATTTTGACGGGCCGGGCGGTACACAAATGGTCGATCAGGCGATGGAGTACATGTATCGGTACATAAGGAATGGCATGGCAAACCTACATGGAACCTTCAACACAAGTGCCGATACGGATGCGTTGCTGGATAAAGCCCGCGAAACTGTTGCTGATTTGTTAGGATGCCAGGCGAAAGAAGTAGCGTTCGGTGCCAATATGACGACACATGCTTTTGCCATTGCACGAAGTCTGGCTGGTTTTATTAAAGAAGGCGATGAAATTGTGGTCACAGAGCTCGACCACCGTGCAAATGTAGATCCATGGGTTACCCTTGCCAGGGACTGCGGTGCGACGATTAAATTCATTAAACTGAATCCTGAATCTTTCACTTTAAAATTAGAGGATTTACATGAAATCATTACTGATAAAACAAAGCTTGTGGCAGCTGGGATGTCATCGAATGTGACAGGGACTGTAACGGACTTGCAGCCAATCATAGAACGTGCGAAGGAAGTTGGAGCTCTAGCGGTGGTCGATGCCGTCCATGGAGTGCCGCATTTATCGATCGATGTCCAGGAATTAGGATGTGACATCCTTTTGTGTTCTGCCTATAAGTTCTTCGGTCCACATGTTGGCATCGCTGTTGTACGGGAGAGCTTATTCGAAAAACTTCCTGTCTATAAACTGAAGCCGGCACCTGCTGAAATTCCTTACAAGCTCGAAACGGGCACTCAAAATCACGAAGGAATTGCAGGGCTAATGGGGGCGATTCAGTTCATTGAAGAACTGGGTTATGGGGAGACGAGAAGGGAACGACTGGTGACAGGAATGCATGCAATCGATGATCATGAAACTGAGCTGGCAGCGGAAGTGGAAAGCTTTTTGCGAAGCCTGCCGGAGGTGACGCTCTATCGTGCAGCTTCTGGACGCAGGACACCTACATTTGCTTTTACCATTGAAGGTCGTCGTTCACGCGATGTAACGGCATGGCTTTCGGAAAATTACAATATGTGTGTCGCAGATGGGGACTTCTACGCCTCCACAATGGCAGAAGTTCTCAATGTCTATTCAACAGGAGGTTGGGTGCGAATCGGGCTTGCGCCTTATAATACAATAGAAGAAATCCAGCAATTGAAAGAAGCGTTAACAGCTTACATTCAGCAGCATCAGCAGAATGTAGTTTAA
- a CDS encoding LysE family translocator — translation MFGISNFEVFLITAILLNLTPGTDTMYIVSRSISQGRTAGIYSALGISSGVVVHTLLAAFGLSVILTQSAFLFQSIKIAGAIYLGYLGIKMVMEKSHGKEQKALPIQSNKKIFFQGMITNVTNPKVALFFLAFLPQFISADAGNASPLPFIILGLTFTLTGGTWSLLTAYFSSMATSKLRKNAKAGIVLNRLTGIVFIGMGISLLKTKAAS, via the coding sequence ATGTTTGGGATCAGTAATTTTGAAGTGTTTTTAATAACGGCGATCCTGTTGAATTTAACTCCAGGCACAGATACGATGTATATTGTGAGCAGAAGCATATCTCAAGGAAGAACGGCGGGCATCTATTCGGCTCTTGGAATTTCTTCCGGAGTGGTTGTCCATACTTTGCTTGCCGCTTTCGGTTTATCTGTTATATTGACGCAGTCAGCCTTTTTGTTTCAATCCATAAAAATTGCGGGTGCCATCTATCTCGGTTATTTGGGAATAAAGATGGTAATGGAAAAGAGCCACGGAAAGGAGCAGAAAGCCCTGCCAATACAAAGCAATAAAAAAATCTTTTTTCAGGGCATGATCACGAATGTGACGAACCCGAAGGTCGCTTTGTTTTTCCTGGCATTTTTGCCGCAATTCATTTCCGCTGATGCAGGTAACGCAAGCCCGCTGCCGTTCATCATTCTGGGACTGACATTCACATTGACCGGGGGAACGTGGAGCCTGTTGACAGCTTATTTTTCCTCAATGGCAACATCAAAACTCAGAAAGAATGCAAAAGCCGGAATTGTCCTAAACCGTCTGACTGGAATTGTTTTCATTGGAATGGGCATCAGTCTGCTGAAAACGAAAGCAGCTTCTTAA
- a CDS encoding YkvA family protein, translating to MGAAFQKLKTRMKIIKEDIFVIAEAYKHPDTPFYAKLIAIIVVAYAFSPIDLIPDFIPILGYLDDLILIPLGIALLLKILPDHVIQHSREKVAATGKMKQNNWIAGVLIIVVWALLLYWMVDFITYFYDKTA from the coding sequence ATGGGAGCAGCATTTCAAAAACTTAAAACGCGGATGAAAATAATCAAAGAAGATATCTTTGTGATTGCCGAAGCGTATAAACACCCAGATACACCTTTTTATGCAAAACTAATTGCCATTATAGTTGTCGCCTATGCATTCAGTCCCATTGATTTGATACCTGATTTTATCCCGATCCTGGGTTATCTGGATGATTTGATCCTGATCCCGTTAGGAATTGCCCTTCTTTTAAAAATACTGCCAGATCATGTCATACAGCATTCGCGTGAAAAAGTGGCTGCAACTGGCAAGATGAAACAGAATAATTGGATAGCAGGTGTGTTAATCATCGTAGTCTGGGCTCTTTTGTTGTATTGGATGGTTGATTTCATTACTTATTTTTATGATAAAACGGCTTAG
- a CDS encoding glycosyltransferase produces MKKILLMGFILLVSLNMMAGTAPAYAKPQHKCMTKSEVKFENDFRRLWVDHVLWTSNYITSATTAGAEDQKDVLERLLRNQEDIGNAIKPVYGEEAGNKLADLLKEHIVLAGGIVEAAKSGDQTKLNQLNKEWYRNADDIAAFLSSANPNLKIDELKKLLYAHLELVADDLNASLKKNWQARIVSIDDGMTHIIMMSDVISEAVVKQFPDKFKK; encoded by the coding sequence ATGAAAAAAATACTGTTGATGGGTTTCATTCTTTTGGTATCGCTGAATATGATGGCTGGAACAGCCCCTGCTTACGCTAAACCACAGCATAAATGCATGACCAAATCTGAGGTTAAGTTTGAAAATGATTTCAGGAGACTATGGGTAGACCATGTATTGTGGACAAGTAATTATATTACAAGTGCGACAACAGCAGGAGCCGAGGATCAAAAAGATGTGCTTGAAAGGCTCCTGAGGAACCAGGAAGATATCGGAAATGCCATTAAACCGGTGTACGGAGAGGAAGCTGGAAACAAGCTGGCTGATTTGTTGAAAGAGCATATTGTTCTAGCGGGTGGAATTGTTGAAGCAGCAAAAAGTGGAGATCAAACAAAGCTGAATCAACTTAACAAAGAATGGTATCGAAATGCGGACGATATCGCTGCCTTCCTCAGCAGTGCCAACCCAAACTTAAAAATTGATGAACTTAAAAAGTTACTGTATGCACATCTTGAATTAGTCGCAGATGACTTGAATGCAAGCTTGAAAAAAAACTGGCAAGCACGAATCGTTTCAATCGATGATGGTATGACCCATATAATCATGATGTCAGATGTTATTTCTGAAGCAGTTGTAAAGCAATTCCCTGATAAGTTCAAGAAATAG
- a CDS encoding LysM peptidoglycan-binding domain-containing protein yields MKKIKRFVQLSLSLLLMISLLFFANGFGYADDGAVTVKKGDTLYSLSKKYNLTVEELKGFNGLKNNTIYIGQKLLLPGLKESEPMYSVVGGSFSKKENANKQIAVLKKKGIEATVITKVIDGKTYYRIQAGAFSKRTNAEKQRELLSKNGIQDAYILTNKNLHIHGVYNGSTYSQLLHQFGQPVKTEDQLNIRSLYYDDEGAGVRVNFNMENGSVFGLQAYPEFLKLGTLPKDKTQVINVYGYPNAVKNTSCYESATCEQFIYQFNKSKLIIQFDRDGKTVQYFDLSRMQ; encoded by the coding sequence ATGAAGAAAATTAAACGTTTTGTGCAGCTCAGTTTAAGTCTCTTGTTGATGATATCATTACTCTTTTTCGCCAATGGATTCGGGTATGCTGATGATGGTGCTGTCACGGTAAAAAAAGGCGACACTTTATACAGCCTTTCCAAGAAATACAATCTGACAGTAGAGGAATTGAAGGGTTTCAATGGTTTGAAAAACAACACGATCTATATTGGCCAAAAACTCCTCCTTCCTGGCCTGAAGGAATCAGAACCGATGTATTCAGTTGTCGGGGGTTCTTTTTCCAAGAAAGAAAATGCAAATAAGCAAATCGCAGTCCTGAAAAAGAAAGGGATTGAAGCTACAGTCATCACCAAAGTCATTGACGGTAAAACCTATTACCGCATTCAGGCTGGAGCTTTTTCAAAAAGGACCAATGCAGAAAAACAAAGAGAGCTCTTGAGTAAGAATGGCATTCAAGATGCTTACATTTTAACGAATAAGAATCTTCACATTCATGGTGTATACAATGGCTCCACATACAGCCAGCTTCTGCATCAATTCGGGCAACCAGTAAAAACCGAGGACCAGCTGAATATCAGATCTCTCTATTATGATGATGAAGGTGCAGGAGTCCGAGTGAATTTTAATATGGAGAATGGCTCCGTATTCGGTCTGCAGGCCTACCCTGAATTTTTAAAGCTTGGTACTCTTCCGAAAGACAAAACCCAGGTGATCAATGTGTACGGATACCCGAATGCCGTAAAAAACACTTCTTGCTACGAAAGCGCAACTTGCGAACAATTTATCTACCAATTTAACAAAAGCAAATTGATCATCCAGTTCGACCGCGATGGAAAGACTGTTCAGTATTTTGATTTGAGCAGAATGCAATAA
- the spxA gene encoding transcriptional regulator SpxA produces MVTLYITSSCASCRKAKAWMQEHEIDFIERNIVSEPLTVDEIKSILRLTEDGTEEIISTNSKTYKQLDVDIDSLPLNQLYELIRRNPLMLRRPIIQDHKRLQVGYNEEEIRSFLPRKLRTFTGLEWESMAN; encoded by the coding sequence ATGGTAACTTTATATATTACATCAAGCTGTGCTTCCTGCCGAAAAGCAAAAGCGTGGATGCAGGAGCATGAAATTGATTTTATTGAAAGAAATATTGTATCTGAGCCACTCACTGTCGATGAAATCAAATCGATTCTTCGCTTGACAGAGGATGGAACAGAAGAGATCATTTCGACTAACTCAAAAACCTATAAGCAGCTGGATGTGGATATTGACTCGCTTCCGCTGAATCAATTATATGAACTGATCAGAAGAAATCCGCTGATGCTGCGACGTCCAATTATCCAGGACCATAAACGTTTGCAGGTTGGGTACAATGAGGAAGAAATCCGCAGCTTCTTGCCAAGAAAGCTTCGGACATTTACAGGACTTGAATGGGAAAGCATGGCTAATTAA
- a CDS encoding RrF2 family transcriptional regulator yields the protein MNSDFSLAIHSLTLLALQPDRMSKSDEIAESAGVHPVRIRKVLGLLKKHGFIKSKEGTGGGFIFALDLNEVNLWDIYKLTSEGALQPKCPDSNEKCMVGANMHKVLFAIFLGAEEHLGEFLKQYSIKEVVDLIRQEKDCCE from the coding sequence ATGAATAGTGATTTTTCCCTTGCCATTCACAGTTTAACCTTGCTAGCACTTCAGCCGGACAGGATGTCTAAGAGTGACGAAATCGCTGAGAGTGCTGGCGTCCACCCAGTGAGGATTCGGAAAGTATTGGGTCTGTTAAAGAAACATGGATTCATTAAATCAAAAGAAGGAACGGGCGGTGGCTTCATTTTTGCCCTCGACTTAAATGAAGTGAATCTCTGGGATATCTATAAATTGACATCCGAGGGGGCCTTGCAGCCAAAATGCCCTGATTCGAACGAAAAGTGTATGGTCGGTGCGAATATGCACAAGGTCTTGTTTGCCATTTTCCTCGGTGCAGAAGAACACTTGGGTGAATTTTTAAAACAATATTCAATCAAAGAAGTAGTGGATTTGATTAGACAGGAAAAAGATTGCTGTGAGTAA
- a CDS encoding IDEAL domain-containing protein — translation MLSNNDTILRVGDWIKGKSRDGELFIGYIESLDILDEKVNATITSSDDETMVGKTITLTTNGVKKLPDPKVKNKEQIQYLIDLALATGDEEWFMELSEKLNSMRELVRGV, via the coding sequence ATGTTGTCCAATAATGACACGATTTTAAGAGTAGGCGATTGGATCAAGGGGAAATCCAGGGATGGAGAATTATTCATCGGATATATAGAGTCACTTGATATTTTGGATGAAAAGGTAAATGCAACGATTACATCAAGTGATGATGAAACCATGGTGGGCAAAACTATTACATTGACCACAAATGGAGTGAAGAAACTGCCTGACCCGAAGGTGAAAAACAAGGAACAAATTCAATACCTCATTGATTTGGCACTTGCTACTGGCGATGAAGAATGGTTCATGGAGCTTTCTGAAAAGCTGAACTCGATGAGGGAACTAGTCAGAGGCGTGTAA